A segment of the Streptomyces sp. Tu 2975 genome:
CGGCTGCTGTCCGGCCGCATCCTCATGGCGGAGTCACGGCGCATCGGCCGACCCCTCGGCGTGGTCTGCACGGTGGCCTCCGGAGCGGTGGCGGCCGTCGCCGCGTACGGCTCCGCCCCGCGCCCGTGGGGCCCGATGACGGCGCTGGGAACGACCCTGGTCGTCGTGTGCACCACGGCGGCGCTGCTGACGGCGGCGGTGGAGTCCAGACAGTCCCGCACAGAGGCGACCGCGGACCTGGTCCGGCTGGGCGCCCCGGCGACGGTCCTGCGACAGGCGGCGGCCCTGCGCGCCGGGGTCCTGTTCATGGTCTTCGTCCCCCTGACGCTGACGGTGGGCGCCCTGGCGGCCGCCCCTCTGACCCGCTGACCCGTTACCCCGGGGCGTCGGGCACCGAGGCACGCCGCCGCCGTCGAGCCGGCGGCAACGAGATGTCGGGTCACGGCGGGGCGGCCCGGTGACGGGCGGGTCGGGCGGCGGGGCCCGGCCCGCCTATCGTGGGCGCATGACGTCCACCCCGCACGACCGCGAGATCGAGTCCCTCGAAGAGTTCGACGACGTCGTCGCCCGCGGTTCGCTCGCCGGGCACCGGATCCAGTCCGTGGATCTCACCGGGCGCACCGCCGACCTCCTGCGCACGGACACGGCCTCCGCCGTGTTCCTCGGCTGCCCCATGGAGCCGGACGCCGCCGCCAAGGTCCGCGCGGACGGCGCCCTCGTCTTCCCGCCCGCGCCCGACCTGCCCTTCGACCCGTACCGCGGCCTGCTCTACTCCCCCGACGAGCTGTTCGAGGACCTCGGGGACGCCGGCTACGGGTCGACGCCCGACGCCCTGACCTACGCGTGGTTCCAGCGGACGAAGGCCGACAACGACATCTTCGCCTCGATGCTCCGCGCCGTCCACGACGACTCGATCTCCGACGCCTTGGACGAACACCTCGCCGGCGAGCGGGTCGTGGGCGTGATGGGCGGCCACGCGATGGGCCGCGGCACGGACGCGTACGCCGGCGCCGCTCGGCTGGGCCGGGAGCTGACCCGTGCCGGCTTCACCGTCGCCACCGGCGGCGGGCCGGGCGCGATGGAAGCCGCCAACCTGGGCGCGTACGCGGCACCTCACCCGGACGAGATGCTGGACGACGCGCTGCTGCTGCTCGCCAAGGCCCCGTCGTTCGTGCCGTCCGTCTCCGACTGGGCGCAGGCGGCCTTCGAGGTCCGTCACCGCTGGCCGCGGGGCGGCGGCTCCGTCGGCATCCCGACCTGGTTCTACGGCCATGAGCCGCCGAACGCCTTCGCCGGGCACATCGCCAAGTACTTCGCCAACGCCACCCGTGAGGACGGCCTTCTGGCGAGGTCCAATGCGGGCGTGATCTTCCTGCCGGGGGCCGCCGGGACCCTCCAGGAGATCTTCGACAACGCCACGCCGAACTACTACGAGTCGCGCGGCGAACCGACGCCCATGGTGCTCGTCGACCGGCACCACTGGACGGAGCATCTGCCGGCGTGGCCGCTGCTGCGATCACTCGCGGCCGGCCGGTCGATGGAGGCGCGGATCGCCCTCGTCGACTCGGTGGGGGAGGCTCCGGGCGCTCTGCGTCGGCTACTCGCGGACGCTCACTGAGAGGCCTCCGGACCGAGGACCACGACCTCGTCGGCGGCGAACACCACGCCCACCGCCTCGCCCGGCGCCGGGGCCTGTCCGAGGGAGCACTCCGCCTCCAGCGGGGGCCCGTCGTCGGGGCGCAGCCGCACGGCGACGTGGCTCCCGCGGAAGGTGCGGGACTCGACCGTGCACCGCAGGCCCTCCGACGGGTCGGTGAGCCGCACCCCGTCGGGTCTTACGAGCACCGTCCGCGCCCCCTGGGGGGACCCGTCCGGTACC
Coding sequences within it:
- a CDS encoding LOG family protein, translated to MTSTPHDREIESLEEFDDVVARGSLAGHRIQSVDLTGRTADLLRTDTASAVFLGCPMEPDAAAKVRADGALVFPPAPDLPFDPYRGLLYSPDELFEDLGDAGYGSTPDALTYAWFQRTKADNDIFASMLRAVHDDSISDALDEHLAGERVVGVMGGHAMGRGTDAYAGAARLGRELTRAGFTVATGGGPGAMEAANLGAYAAPHPDEMLDDALLLLAKAPSFVPSVSDWAQAAFEVRHRWPRGGGSVGIPTWFYGHEPPNAFAGHIAKYFANATREDGLLARSNAGVIFLPGAAGTLQEIFDNATPNYYESRGEPTPMVLVDRHHWTEHLPAWPLLRSLAAGRSMEARIALVDSVGEAPGALRRLLADAH